The genomic interval AGGCTTTTTGTGCTAATAACTAATTTTATAGTTTGGGAAATATTAAAGAGTAAAAAAGTTGGAAATATGTATTAGTGTAAATTGGAAGAAGGAAACCGTGACTGATCACCCATAGAAAGCCATTTATAATACCATGAGAAGGTGGTATAGTGGGGTACATGTGAGTCCCCACCACGTGGAAGTGTTTGAATGCAAGAGGCATGGATGAAAAAGATAATTGGCTACTTATTCaagaattaatatttttatgtcCAAATAGGTTAATAAGGAAACATGCAAAGTTTACTATGagataaattataaattgtaaaGATGAGATGATGAAATCTAagaaaaatcaaccaaaaaacaAGGTAACGGGTCAGATGTCCATATACACGGTTTACAAGGGATAAAGTGATTTACAAATACCAAAGTATGGgaatttgcaaaaaaaaataaagcaaacacttcatgaagaaaataaaaagggcaCATTCTTTAGGAGAATCTACCCATGAAAGAgcctcaaaaaaaaaaaaaaatctacttcacattcttcaaaatttttgtcaaCTTTGCCTCTTGAAGGAAACTGAGAGCTTTAAGAAGATTTCATACCTTCTTCCTTTCAATCCTATATTGCATTAGAGTATGAAATGTTGAGAATTTAACCATCCAAGTTCCCACCATCTTGATTTCCACTTCAACTCAAGAGCtttgagagaaaaaatgaTGGTGCTGGAGGGTGTTGaactaaaaaatattaatgtggGTTTTTATTCTCCATAACCCATGAGCTATGGTTGATggtgaattaaaaattttaaggattCTTGCAAGTCGAGGCTGTCAATGCAATCTTGAATGGGATTAAAATTCTATTAGAGGAAATAGGTGGCTGGAAATTTTAGTAAACAAGATAGGGGTGTAATACTTGAATTTTGTAAGTCAAGTTCAAAGCATTTACAGATTTTAATTGTAATGGCAGCTTGAAGAAGCAAAGTGGGCAGAATTTATTTGGCCTTTGGATGGGTTTAAGAGTTAGGAAGATGAGATATGAAGGGAAGGGTGGATGGGGACTATTAACATTGTTGACCATATCAAGATTAATtggtgaaaataaaatattgaaggGAATACGTAAGCTGATGATTGAGCTGTTAACATGACATTGCTGTATGAAAGTTGCTTAAACTGTAGCCTAGCACGAAGGAAGGTGAAAGTTTGTGAGGACTCGAAGGTAAGTAGGTGGGTGAAATTGAGGTTTGATTGATAAATTGTTGTTGACCGAATAtatgaaatattcaaatgttCTGTGATTGCTAGGAATTTATGTGAAAACTGCCCAAAACAACAGCTTAATGCAAAGAGGCAGATCCGTGGAGTTAAGGAGATTTGTAAAGAatgaaattagatatttaactTATACTCTACTTGCTAGTTATACACACAAAGTAGCTATTCTTAAATTATGCTAAACGGATGCTAAGCAAGTGCATAATGTGATTGATTAGGAGCTGTTAAAAGTAGTGCCTTGATTGCTAAACCAAAGTTGCTGGAAGTGTGGAAATAGCATAGACTGAGGCACTAGAAACCTTGAAGGCTCAAGCAGTAGGGGATTGAACTTTGCTAGCGCCTTTAAGAAGATTGGTTGGTAAAATTGGTGAGAAATCCCACCAATTGAGGTGAGTGGGTGTTAAATTTCAAAGCTATAGTCCTCTAGATATATACGTGTGTGTGTGTTGCACTTGTTGATTGAACCTAATTGTGaaaagcatgagttggtagGAATCCTTAGGTTGTTTGTGGTTGTGACAAGGATTTTTGAACTTgtttctttctattttatgtatatataattaatatatctaaaaaattataGCTTTGAAATATAGTGCCTATTACAATTAAAACTTGTAGATACTTTGAACTTGACttacaaaattcaaatttcacaCTCTTATCttgttttttgaaattttcagcCACCTATTTCCTCTAGTAGAACTTTAACCCCTTTGAAGTTGCATTGACAGTCTCGGTTTGTAAGAAtccttgaaaattttcatttaccATCAATCATAGCTCACAGGTTATGGAGAATCAAGAGCCCACTTCAATGTTTCTTAATTCAACTCCCTTCTAGCACCACTACTTTTTCTCTCAAAGCTCTCGAGTTGAGGTGGAAACTAAGATGGTGGGAATTTGGATGATTAAACCCTTAACATTTCATACTCTAGTGCAATGTAGGATTGTAAGGAAGAAGGTAGGAAATCTACTTGAAGCTCTTAGTTTCCTTCAAGAGGCTAAGCTTgtagaaattttgaagaatttaGGGTATGGGGCTCTCGGGTTTAGAGGGAACTGAGCAGATTTTTTTTAGGCTTTCTTTCATTGGCAGATTCCCCTAAAGAATGTGgcttttttatttccttcatgAAGCGTTTgcttcattttgtttttgcagATTACCACTTACATGCTTTGGTCTTTGTAAATCACTCTTATCTCTTGTAGATCATGTATATGGACATATGCCGGTTACCTTGCTTTTTGGTTGGTTATTTTTAGATTTCATCATCTTATCTTTAcatttcatttataatttatcCCATTATAAACTTTGCATGTTTCATTATTGGCTTATTTGGACATAAAAATACTAATTCTTGAATAAGTGGCTGGTTATCTTTTTCATGCATGCAAATACTTTCGCATGGTGGGGGACTCACATGTCCCCTACTATACCACCTTCCCATGGTTTTATAAATGACTTTTTATGGGCAACCAGCCTCAGTTTCCTTCTTCCAACATACACTTGTAcatattttcaacttttttactatttaatattttgcaaactataaaatggttattttcacaaaaacctctaatttctctttatttattaattaagcctctaaattttttattttcttgcgaTTGAATCCTTCTACCACTCCCttgactttaatttttttctattttttctccTTAACACATATACGAACAAAATATCCAATTCATATTCTATCAAATTatcattataatatttaaatatatttacttttgtaTCTTATTTAATAATGGCATGTGAGCCTCATCAAtactccattttttttaaaattttactactCTCCCCTACTTCAGCCAAACCTAACTCCTCAAAATAGTCTTTCGCTATTACACCGTCTTAGTCATCCgtcataaatattaaattattattttattgttatattattatctaatttttattttgttaataaaatttcttcTCACATTACCAACACTCATAATTCACCTTAGTTAACAAAATACATCCCGGGGTGGGGTGTTGCAACCTTCCCTATATAAGTGGGGGAATATCTTTGATTAATAAGCTAAGGCCACAATGACTTGTAGCTGGTGCCTGGTGttagtattttctttttcatgtgGTTTAGTTTACTTGTTTCCCCTGCTAAGGCAACCCTACTTGCATGAATAAATTTTGGCGCACTTATTTCTGCATTTCACTCAAGCAACTGGTGAGTCTTTAAGTACTTAAAACCGGGTGAACAAGGGATAATTGAGTGGGATATCTGGTACTGTTCCATTCTAGGGAAAAGAGAGGGTTCTTTTGGTAGGTTGGGGAGTGGGTGAGAATATTTCTTTGACATTCCAAAAAGATGCTCATTAATGATGAGAGGGTTATATGATGTTGTGTTTCTTGGTTAGTTTTGTTCACATTTCTGATCTCAATTGCTAGCTCCTCAAGTTTCTTCATTGGTTCCCGTCGGTGGTTCGCTGTTCTTATGATTTTCTAATGTGCACTGCAGATCTTCCTGATTTGGAAAAGGCAAGAGGAAACTAAGTAAAGAATCAGAACTAACCAGTGACAAATGGAAGATGGAGCTACGAGGAACAATTTTCATCCTGCTGTGGAATTATTAGAACTGGAGTTCATATATATTCGTATCTAACCCCTTCTTCAAGGCAGAGGCCAATCAGATTAAGAGCACTAGAATTCTGAATTCATTTCAATCTATTTTTGCTTAACTTGTTTACAGTATTTGCTCATATCAGCCACAATGATGCATCCATCTGCTTTATTTTCTACATTGTTTGGTCTTTCTTTGACTAGGCTGCTCTGCTTACCTGGTTTTACTGTTGAAGCTTTGCAATTTTCACAAAGCTTGAGGCAGGGAAATTCAAGTTTTAATGTTgatataatgataaaaaattaaaatattttttcattttctcaggAAATATTCTTTcacattaaattttgattaatttttgtcTAAATTAGAATATACTGATAACATTGCAACCACTTAAAAATAAGTGATATCCCAAATACAAACTTGAATAGGGGGTAACATGCTAAATCAAGCCTAGATTATTTTGTATTTAGTGACACaaaactatttgaataaagtTTCTTTGTAGCTCtcttataatatttttaataaagcACAAAAAAAGAAGGTTAGAAGATTTCTTCATTCATAATGTACTcgtttgtttttcattttaacctCATGCTCACCTGACAGAGTAAGTATTGCATGATAAaaacctatatatatatacatggtTCAAAGTTGTATTATTGTTAAGTAGAcataatttttcagttttttttcttttcctattttttttgtattataattattgtctttttttttaattgtttttatttttttttcagattAATCGGTATTTGAGATATTGGAGAAAACTTAAATCCTTTCtttctaatattttatcattatataaTATAGCAAATTGATTATTTTACTGGAGTATTATCTAAAATTATATCTTTTCTATTTCCATACACAtagataaacaaataaatgagtttttgtttttttatagatGAACTAGGCTTCTTATCTTGTCTTTAAAATCCATTCTTGCCATCccatcttttttaattttacatttaatacattttgattaatatatttcgatgataatattttttttgagtttGTAAAGAAGTGTAAAGATCCAAAAAATGCtttcaagaaaagaatttgatttgcattaaataaattgtaatttacatcatatcaaatcatatttattttatctaccatcGTTAATTCCAACAATTCCAACCATGAAATTTCTTCAATCAACTTCTGATGAGATTTGTTCAAAAACTGGTGAGAGGAGATGATATCTCAAGATTTTACATAGAGGATCAAAGAAATGTTTATCAATTGTAacaaataattgaaattttttataaactttTGTATTTTAAGATTGTGTATGTTACATtgaatgatatatatataattaattttattcgtaatctaaatttaattaattcacaataattttaattcaatattttaatctaatttgataatattattatataataactCTAATTAGATaatttgtattattatttttttaagattaaattttataattataattaaaccAAGATTTGGCAACAACTATAATAGAACAAAGTATATGTTTGTATCTATGTTTGCACAGAGTACAAAAAGGACATTGAAAATTAACATACACGAGAGAGACTCCTCATCTCCCCTTActccttaatttttttaattttatttatttcattaactggttaaatttgtttactggtttttttatgaattttaaattaatgataacaatttaatcttatagATCGAATTATCTTATTAATTAACCTTACAATaagatcaaaaataataactttacTGCAGAATTTACCTACAGGAGAGACGTACAGCGTTGAAGTCAGATTTATAGAGCATCCCACTAGCTTCAGCTTCAAGAAACTTACGGATCCTCTCCATAACCCTTCTGCCCTTCACACTATTTTGCATAAACCTCTGAGCACACCGTTCGCTCAACTTTTAATTTCTGCCAGAGCTGATAATGGCTTCATACGAATACTAGTCTGAATCTCCTGTAGACAAATTGTCCAGCCTGTTGGATTAATTATGCGGGTGAGGATCATACATTATCTTCTGCTCTACCTCTATCAACTTCTGGAGACTGACATTCCGGGTTGTAAGTTGCATTGATTTAGATTGGGCATCAACAACTGTCGATTCAACACAGTGGCAGACATCCTGGCCAATGATATTCTGCGAATAAACCATGGCCCTGGAAGCATGAATGGTAAGAGCACGAGTAGCGTAGACACTTAGAGGAGACTGGAGAGCACTTATGCTGTGCTATAAAGGTGGTGGAACAAAGTTTGCTGTTGAGAAGGCTACAAAGACTAACATCAAGATTGTTAGGGATTGCCTTTGCAGCCTCGTTTTTAGAATAATAAGATCTAGTATAACATTCGTGTCTATTTTCAGCTATAATTTAGACAAACCAGTATGAAACCAGATTGATGTAAAAGATTCAGAGCATTTACACCAAAATGCATGCCGGCCTATTTAGGACAGGCAGGAGCCTTGTCAACAATTCGAACTGGGGTAGGTGGGATTGAGTCCCACCATTCTTTCAGCCGCCGTTCTCCTTGGTTGTTTCTTATGTACTTCCCTAACTTTGATGTCATGATCGCGGAATGAAATACAGCAGTCATTATGAGATACTTTAAGGGAACCACTGCCAACAATATTGCCAATCCGATCATCGCCAGCATCACCCTTTCTGCATGCTGAAACCAAGAACAAGTGTGTGAATTTGATGGGTGTACgacattaaaatgaaaaattatcatttgTTTGATAAGTTAAACAGAAACCTTAAAAGTAGTTTGCACAAGGACACATCAGGCAACCAATGATTTctccaattaaaaaaacaaatactaCCAAAAAATGTTACAGAGCTCAGTAGCACTCATAGTTTgctttatgaaatttttactCTAATTATCTGTTCATGCCgtcaatttaaatatttataatttaaaatgtgATTGGGGTTTGCTGCCTAGCAGATACTCACTGAACCATGCTATGATTCCAAACTAATTGAGGTGAGTTACAGGAATTCTTCTGCTCTACTTTGGCTTATAAAGAGTAAAAATCCTGCAATGACTCCTCATTGCATTACAAGGTATGAAATGTAAGCAGTAATTTCTTTAAGCATTAGTACTACTCTAGTATATAGTCCATTGTTTATTGCCTTCGATAGTCTAACATGCAATTTTGTGCTTACTCAAAGCATGAGGAAGCAAGAGCTAGGCACCACACTATTGCAAATCCCTTGAGATAAATTTTTCCCACTTTTACCTTAAATCTTGCTTTATAATAGAACAATGCACTTTGCATTTGGAAGAAGTAAAAGAATGCATTTCATTATGTTTAATCTTAAATAAGTTGCCAAATTAAAAGCATGTTTAGTTGCATGAGTACCTTGTGTGCTCTTGAAACCAGAATTGAATGCAATTTCAGTATTGTTACAGTCGCCTCCTGGATTATCCCACAAATGGTCATAAATCCGTAATGAGCTGAAACTATGTTCTCTCTCGTAGATGCAGTCTGGTCAGAGGCGGTGCACACAACTATCTCCTTTTGTTTGTCTTTAAGCCTTTCTTGTCTAGCTCGGATCATTTTTGCTAACACCAGAAGCAAGCCTGAGGACATTGCTTTGCCAACCCATTCCCTACAACAATAACATGATTTGTATTTGATGtattattttaagatatgAGTTTGCAtacagattttgaaaaattctttTAGTAGGTTAAAGAATGAAAGCAGGACCAAGAACAACTTACTTGTACGCAATTAGTATAATTGCAGCAGCTACAGCAAGGGTAGTTGCTGGTCTCTCCCATGAAAGGATTTGTTGGAACCAAAGGAATACACTTTTAAGTGGCTTTAGTAGCTCCTATAAATGCCAAAAGAATGAGTGTAACACATTTAATGTTCTTGCATCAATCCTAGGATCTATTCTTTAAGAAAGCAAGATAAGCTGAGTAATTAAATCTGTATGAAAAGTTTCATTGCCTCTCCTagtcaaaaataaaagaaagacaGAGAGAGTGTGTTTGTTCAAACACTAGTTGGCTCAAAGCCAACTATGGAATTGCACATCATGATAAGATGTGCACTCTGTACCACAATTTAAAGCACATTTATTGCTTACCATGAAAAGATGTGCATTATATTGGAACAAGTAATTACCATAAGAATGAGAGCATTTTCACTGATCCCTTCCTCTTTCAGCCCCTCAATTGCTGATTTAGCAATAGCAGCTTCCCTTTCTTCCCTTCTCGTTTGATTGATGGCAGTCTCTAAAGAGGTTTTATTATGATATTCACCACCCGCAAAAGTTTTCCTCACCTCATCAGTCACTGCTTTTGCTTCTAAACTTGATGCAATTGACTCTGAAAGGTTCATTCTCCTCAGTATTGAGCTTGCACTACAAGGTTGTCCACTATTTACCCTCTTTAGACTCTCAGAAAGCTGTTCCAATACATAGTCCCCCTTAGGTAACTCATCATATAaagcaaaaatcaaaaattttgtGGGATTCGGGGGAGAAATTCGTAGCATTTCTCTTGCTGCGTGAAGCCTTATAATGCTCAAAATGGTCCTTGCATGCATCTCCCATGCTTGTATTGGACATTCCACTTTGAATTCAGATAAAAATTTGTGCATTAGCAGAACCTCCTTTGTGAGTGCTAGCCAATGGTCACGCCTTGTAGAGCTTGTTATCTCTGGAAACTCCAGCACAACCCCTTCTGGTCTAGAAAAATTGGAGAGCTAAGGTCACTCAGAATACCAACAATCCAATTTATCAACACACTTTGCTCATTTTTCAGCTTAAGTCAAATCATTACTCCCAAACTCTCAACACCACTTAGTTAGACTAAGCTAAAAAATCCACCACCAAGCTGTCAGTGATTCCAATTATCAAGTAGTTAAACTTTCTGG from Theobroma cacao cultivar B97-61/B2 chromosome 5, Criollo_cocoa_genome_V2, whole genome shotgun sequence carries:
- the LOC18599814 gene encoding uncharacterized protein LOC18599814 gives rise to the protein MVQLKHLSSIANHVLQRSAEKLGTSVDNLAEEFDAGWKPEVGDYSRKLVEFCSSKALIKLCQNIEERISNASFSRFTYDMMLAWEKPNAVDEESQTESIAKEKEDIKSPVEVPLEHDDIPLFYSDLMPLLVNDEPSVAEDAFVWLGSLVPLVADIVNGRFTFETLTAPTGNRLFFPAYDKFLKEIDDRMKHLQKQAKPKGVELADDEFILHVEGTASTQRVVRHIGGTSWPGRLTLTNYALYFEASGVVTYEDALKIDLSRDIDHGVKPAATGPWGAPLFDKAIIYESPELPEGVVLEFPEITSSTRRDHWLALTKEVLLMHKFLSEFKVECPIQAWEMHARTILSIIRLHAAREMLRISPPNPTKFLIFALYDELPKGDYVLEQLSESLKRVNSGQPCSASSILRRMNLSESIASSLEAKAVTDEVRKTFAGGEYHNKTSLETAINQTRREEREAAIAKSAIEGLKEEGISENALILMELLKPLKSVFLWFQQILSWERPATTLAVAAAIILIAYKEWVGKAMSSGLLLVLAKMIRARQERLKDKQKEIVVCTASDQTASTRENIVSAHYGFMTICGIIQEATVTILKLHSILVSRAHKHAERVMLAMIGLAILLAVVPLKYLIMTAVFHSAIMTSKLGKYIRNNQGERRLKEWWDSIPPTPVRIVDKAPACPK